The Pseudomonas aeruginosa genome includes the window TGTCAATGCGCTCAGCCCCGGCTGGATCGATACCCGCGAGGCCGCCGAGCGCGAGGCTGCGCCGCTGACCGAGCTGGACCACGACCAGCACCTGGTCGGCCGGGTCGGAACGGTGGAGGATGTCGCGTCGCTGGTGGCTTGGCTGCTCTCCGAGGACGCCGGTTTCGTCACCGGCCAGGAATTCCTGGTCGATGGCGGCATGACCCGGAAAATGATCTACCTCGACTGATTTGGTGGGGAGATGCGGAAAAGGCGCTGTTCCGAAAGGAGCAGCGCCTTTTTTTCGTATGAGGCCGCCTTGCCGGTATGGCGCCGTTATTCCGTCTTCAGTTCGCGCAGATCGACGGCCTGTCCATCGAACAACTGGTTGGCGTTGGTCGGCAGGATGCTGGGTCGTCCCTCCGGGCCGCGAGTGCCGTCGATGACCCGGATGTCGCTGTATTTCTTGCCCGAGAGCGCGGCGAGACCGGCGCTGTCGCGGACCACCGTAGGACGCAGGAAGACCATCAGGTTGCGCTTGGTGTGGGTGTCCTTGGTGGAACGGAACAGGCGACCGAGCAATGGGATGTCCCCGAGCAGGGGAACCTTCGACTCGGCTTGGGAAACGTCGTCCTGGATCAGGCCGCCGATCACGATCACTTGGCCGTTCTCGGCGAGGATGGTGCTCTTGATCGAGCGCTTGCTGGTGATCAGGTCGGTATTGTTGCGCTGCTGGGCGTTGGGCAGCAGGGCCGAGATCTCCTGCTCGATCTCCAGGCGCAGGGCCGCGCCGTCGTTGATGTGCGGAGTGACCTTGAGGCTGACGCCGATATCCTTGCGCTCCACGGTGGTGAACGGGTTGCTCGAACCTTCGCTGTTGGTGGTGTAGGAGCCGGTCTGGAACGGTACGTTCTGGCCGACCAGAATCTCCGCTTTCTGGTTGTCCAGGGTCAACAGGCTCGGGGTCGACAGCAGGTTGCTCTTGGTGTTGGCCGAGAGCGCGGTGACCAGCGCGCCGAAGCTGCTGCTGCCGATGCCGACGATGGCGCCGTCGGGGATGGATTCCGGTGCCTTGTTGCTCTCGAGCGATTGCAGCAGGGTGCCGATGGACAGTCCGGTATTGGCGAAGTTGGTCTTGGTTCCGCCCATGCCGCCCTTGTTGATCGCCCATTGCACGCCGACGGCATCCTGGATGTCGCCGGAGATCTCGACGATGGCCGCCTCCACCAATACCTGGGCACGCGGCACGTCGAGCTGGCGAACGATGTCTTCGAGAGCGTTGACCGTGTCCGGGTCGGCCAGCAGGACCAGGGCGTTGGTGCTTTCGTCGGCACGGATGAGGATGTTGCTCGGTCGGCCGCCGCCGGTCTGTTCGCCGCCCTGGCCGCCATTGTTCTTCATGCCTTCGGAAATCTGGCCGAGGGTTTCCGCGAGGGTCTTGGCGTCGTTGTGGCGCAGGCGGATCACCCGGGTGTTGGCTGAGCGCGCGGTCGGGGTGTCCAGCGATTGCGCCAGTTGCACCAGCTTGGCGCGCGCCTGCGGCGGGCCGAGGATGATCAGGCGGTTGGTGCGCGCGTCGGCGATCACCTGGGCGCCCGCCGCGCCCTTGGCCTGGCCGCGGCTCATGGCGTTGTTGAGCACCTCGGCGGCGTCCATCACCCAGCCGTAGCGCAGGTTGATCACGCTGTAGTCGTGGCTGCCCTTCTGGTCGAGCTGGCGGATCACGTCTTCGATTCGCGCGATATTGGCGCTGCGGTCGCTGATGATCAGCGCGTTGGCCGAGGGCACCGCGGCGAGGTGGCCATATTGTGGGACCAGCGGACGGATCAGCGGGATGAGTTCCGATACCGGGCTCTGCTGCACCTGGATCACCCGCGTCTCCAGGCGATCCGGCGCGCTCTGGCCGCCGCCGGCCTCGGTCTTGGCCTCGGCGTTGGGCACGATGCGCGCCTGGTCGCCCTGGGCGACCACGGTGAAGCCGTGGGTGCTCATCACCGAGAGGAACAACTGGTAGACCTCGCTCAACGAGAGCTGGGCCTTGGAGACCACGCTGACCTGGCCCTTGACCCGCGGGTCGACGACGAAGGTCTCGCCGGTGATTTCGGAAATCTGGTCGATGAATTCGCGGATGTCGGCATCCTTGAGGTTGATCGTCCAGTGCGCCTCCTGCTGGTTGCCGGCGGGGACGAAGGCGTTCCTGCCGCTGTCTTCGGCGTGCGCCACCTGGATGCCGAGGGCCAGGCTGAGAAGGACGGCGGGAACGTACGAACGACTGGAAGGGGCAAACAGGGCGCGGAGCAAAGGCTGGGACATCGGGTCAGTCGCTTTCCGTAGGCGTGGTCGTGGGCTCGCTCGAGTCTTCTTCGGCGGGTTCTGCGATGGGCGTGGCTTCCATCTGCTGGCGCAAGGCGTCCAGGCGCTCGCGCAATGCTGCAGCGTTCTCATCCTGCAGGCTTTGCAGTTGTTCGATCGAGTCGTTCTCGCTTGTAATGTCGTCCGCGCTGGCCAGCAGTCCCCCGGAACGGTGCGGGAAGGGCAGGCTTTCCAGGCGCCCGCCGCGCTGCAGTTCGACGCGGTCGCGGTAGACCGCGTGCAGCTTCACGCCGTCGCTGATCTCGCCGCCGACCGCGTAGCGGTGCGGCTTGTCGCCCTGGCGCTGGATGATCGCGCTGGACAGCTTGGGATCGCTCTGGACGAAGCTGCCCTTGAGCACCAGGTCGAGGTTGGTGGCCGGTGGCGGGGCGTTGGGGTCCTGGGCGCTGGTGCCGAAGAGGCGCGCCAGGCGGGTCGGATCGCTGCGGATCGACTCGTGGCTGACCGGCGAGGCGGCGACGGCTACCGGGCTGCGTTGCAGGCGCAACCAGCCGGCCGCCTGCCAGGCGAGGCTGATGCTCATGGCGATGATCAGGGCAACAGCCAGAAGGGCCGGGGCGTACCGCTGCAGCCAGCGGGAAGAGGCGCCGGAGAAAGGCAATACATCACTCCTGGTCTTTATCGTTATGTCTGAAGATCGCCGAGGGATCATAGCAGTTCGTTGCCAGTAGGCTACCTACTTCTATCAATAGGTGTGACTGGCCGGGCCAGGCACGCTTGTGCTTAAGATAACGGCTCGCCAGGATACTTCTGCAAGAGGAACTCGGGATCGGCCGCACAAAACGACTAACAACTAACAATACTGACGGTAACCGTTCAGTGGTCATATACGACCAAGATACTTCTGTAAGGTTACCGCTATAAGGCATCCATGATGACAGCCCCATTACCCGACATCGCCGCGCCGGCCGCACCGCCACGGCGTCTGCCGTTCAGCTTCGCCAAGCGCCAGGGCCTGCTGTTCCTGTGCCTGGAGGAGCAGTACTGGCTGGCCTGCCGGCCGCAGGTGGAGCTGGCGGCGATCGCCGAGGCGCAGCGCTTCGCCGGCCGCCGCCTGCCGCTCAAGGCGCTCGGCGAGGACGCCTTCAACCAGGCCCTGGCGGCCTCCTACCAGCACGACTCCTCGGCGGCCATGCAGCTCGCCGAGGACCTCGGCGGCAGCCTGGACCTCGCCGCGCTGGCCGACCAGGTCCCGGAAACCGAGGACCTGATGGAGCAGGAGGACGACGCGCCGATCATTCGCCTGATCAACGCGATCCTCGGCGAGGCGATCCGCGAGAACGCCTCGGACATCCACCTGGAAACCTTCGAGAAACGCCTGGTGGTGCGCTTCCGCGTCGACGGCGTGCTGCGCGAGGTGCTGGAGCCCAAGCGCGAGCTGGCGGCCCTGCTGGTATCGCGGATCAAGGTCATGGCGCGGCTGGACATCGCCGAGAAGCGTATTCCCCAGGATGGGCGGATTTCCCTGCGGGTCGGCGGGCGCGAGGTGGACATCCGCGTCTCGACCCTGCCCTCGGCCAACGGCGAACGGGTGGTGCTGCGTCTGCTCGACAAGCAGGCCGGGCGCCTGAACCTGCAGCACCTGGGCATGAGCGAGCGCGACCGCAAGCTGATGGACGAAACGGTGCGCAAGCCGCACGGCATCCTGCTGGTCACCGGCCCCACCGGCTCGGGCAAGACCACCACCCTGTACGCCAGCCTGACCACGCTCAACGACCGCACGCGGAACATCCTCACCGTCGAGGATCCGATCGAATATCACCTGGAGGGCATCGGCCAGACCCAGGTCAACGCCAAGGTCGACATGACCTTCGCCCGCGGCCTGCGGGCGATCCTCCGGCAGGACCCGGACGTGGTGATGGTCGGCGAGATCCGCGACCGGGAGACCGCCGAGATCGCGGTGCAGGCTTCGCTGACCGGCCACCTGGTGCTCTCGACCCTGCACACCAACAGCGCCATCGGCGCGATCACCCGCCTGGTGGACATGGGCATCGAGCCGTTCCTGCTGTCCTCCTCCATGCTTGGCGTGCTGGCCCAGCGCCTGGTGCGGGTGCTCTGCCCGGCGTGCAAGGAGCCCTACCGCGCCGACGAGGCCGAGTGCGCGCTGCTCGGCGTCGATCCCGCCGCGCCGCCGACCCTGCATCGCGCCCGCGGCTGCGGCGAGTGCCACCAGCATGGCTATCGCGGGCGTACCGGTATCTATGAACTGGTGGTGTTCGACGACCACATGCGCTCGCTGATCCACAACGAATCCTCCGAGCAGGAAATGACCCGGCATGCCCGCACCAGCGGACCGAGCATCCGCGACGACGGTCGGCGCAAGGTGCTGGAAGGCGTCACTACGGTCGAGGAAGTCCTGCGCGTGACCCGGGAAGAATAATGGCCGCCTTCGAATACCTCGCCCTCGACCCCAGCGGTCGCCAGCAGAAGGGCGTGCTGGAGGCGGACAGCGCGCGCCAGGTCCGCCAGTTGCTGCGCGAGCGCCAATTGGCGCCGCTCGACGTGAAGCCCACCCGTACCCGCGAGCAGAGCGGGCAGGGCGGGCGCCTGACGTTCGCCCGCGGACTGTCCGCGCGCGACCTGGCATTGGTGACCCGGCAACTGGCGACCCTGGTCCAGGCCGCGTTGCCGATCGAGGAGGCGCTGCGCGCCGCCGCGGCGCAGTCCACCTCGCAGCGCATCCAGTCGATGCTTCTCGCGGTGCGCGCCAAGGTCCTCGAAGGCCATAGCCTGGCCGGCAGCCTGCGCGAGTTTCCCACCGCCTTTCCCGAGCTTTACCGGGCGACTGTGGCTGCCGGCGAGCATGCCGGGCACCTCGGCCCGGTGCTGGAGCAACTTGCCGACTACACCGAGCAGCGCCAGCAGTCGCGGCAGAAGATCCAGCTGGCGCTGCTCTATCCGGTGATCCTGATGGTCGCTTCGCTGGCCATCGTCGGCTTCCTGCTGGGCTACGTGGTGCCCGACGTGGTCCGGG containing:
- the xcpQ gene encoding GspD family T2SS secretin variant XcpQ codes for the protein MSQPLLRALFAPSSRSYVPAVLLSLALGIQVAHAEDSGRNAFVPAGNQQEAHWTINLKDADIREFIDQISEITGETFVVDPRVKGQVSVVSKAQLSLSEVYQLFLSVMSTHGFTVVAQGDQARIVPNAEAKTEAGGGQSAPDRLETRVIQVQQSPVSELIPLIRPLVPQYGHLAAVPSANALIISDRSANIARIEDVIRQLDQKGSHDYSVINLRYGWVMDAAEVLNNAMSRGQAKGAAGAQVIADARTNRLIILGPPQARAKLVQLAQSLDTPTARSANTRVIRLRHNDAKTLAETLGQISEGMKNNGGQGGEQTGGGRPSNILIRADESTNALVLLADPDTVNALEDIVRQLDVPRAQVLVEAAIVEISGDIQDAVGVQWAINKGGMGGTKTNFANTGLSIGTLLQSLESNKAPESIPDGAIVGIGSSSFGALVTALSANTKSNLLSTPSLLTLDNQKAEILVGQNVPFQTGSYTTNSEGSSNPFTTVERKDIGVSLKVTPHINDGAALRLEIEQEISALLPNAQQRNNTDLITSKRSIKSTILAENGQVIVIGGLIQDDVSQAESKVPLLGDIPLLGRLFRSTKDTHTKRNLMVFLRPTVVRDSAGLAALSGKKYSDIRVIDGTRGPEGRPSILPTNANQLFDGQAVDLRELKTE
- the xcpP gene encoding type II secretion system protein N, which translates into the protein MIPRRSSDITIKTRSDVLPFSGASSRWLQRYAPALLAVALIIAMSISLAWQAAGWLRLQRSPVAVAASPVSHESIRSDPTRLARLFGTSAQDPNAPPPATNLDLVLKGSFVQSDPKLSSAIIQRQGDKPHRYAVGGEISDGVKLHAVYRDRVELQRGGRLESLPFPHRSGGLLASADDITSENDSIEQLQSLQDENAAALRERLDALRQQMEATPIAEPAEEDSSEPTTTPTESD
- the xcpR gene encoding GspE family T2SS ATPase variant XcpR, which codes for MMTAPLPDIAAPAAPPRRLPFSFAKRQGLLFLCLEEQYWLACRPQVELAAIAEAQRFAGRRLPLKALGEDAFNQALAASYQHDSSAAMQLAEDLGGSLDLAALADQVPETEDLMEQEDDAPIIRLINAILGEAIRENASDIHLETFEKRLVVRFRVDGVLREVLEPKRELAALLVSRIKVMARLDIAEKRIPQDGRISLRVGGREVDIRVSTLPSANGERVVLRLLDKQAGRLNLQHLGMSERDRKLMDETVRKPHGILLVTGPTGSGKTTTLYASLTTLNDRTRNILTVEDPIEYHLEGIGQTQVNAKVDMTFARGLRAILRQDPDVVMVGEIRDRETAEIAVQASLTGHLVLSTLHTNSAIGAITRLVDMGIEPFLLSSSMLGVLAQRLVRVLCPACKEPYRADEAECALLGVDPAAPPTLHRARGCGECHQHGYRGRTGIYELVVFDDHMRSLIHNESSEQEMTRHARTSGPSIRDDGRRKVLEGVTTVEEVLRVTREE